From the genome of Terriglobia bacterium, one region includes:
- a CDS encoding acetyl ornithine aminotransferase family protein, protein MTTKIAVAGPNIKTALPGPNAKRVLAGDDKFISPSYTRSYPMVAKRGHGAIVEDVDGNEFLDFSAGIAVTSTGHCHPEVVAAIQKQAGELIHMSGTDFYYENMITLGERLSKIAPMKGPHKVYYGNSGAEAVEAALKLARYHTKRQWVIAFYGAFHGRTMGALSLTCSKAQQRRRFAPLVPGVVHVPYPNLYRRPEGTDAADYARNCARFIEEHVFRTEVPPEECAAIVVEAFQGEGGYLPAPPEFMQELRAICDRHGIMLVVDEVQSGMGRTGKWWAVQHTGVEPDMITIAKGIASGMPLSALLTRAEVMDWVPGSHASTFGGNPVCIAAALATIDVLEREGVENSRKVGAYMLRRMEQWPAKLPLVGDVRGRGLMMAVEIVTDKVKKTPGGDERDRIVELAFEKGVLFLGAGPNSVRLSPPLIVNEEQADIAMDILEECIKTVGQEQTKRPTQGQPKGA, encoded by the coding sequence ATGACCACGAAGATTGCAGTTGCAGGACCGAACATCAAGACGGCATTGCCGGGCCCCAACGCAAAGCGCGTCCTCGCCGGGGACGACAAATTCATTTCGCCCTCCTACACCCGTTCGTACCCGATGGTTGCGAAGCGCGGTCACGGCGCCATCGTCGAAGACGTTGACGGGAACGAGTTCCTCGATTTCTCCGCCGGAATCGCCGTTACCTCGACCGGCCATTGCCATCCGGAAGTCGTCGCCGCCATCCAGAAACAGGCGGGTGAACTGATCCACATGTCCGGCACCGACTTCTACTACGAGAACATGATCACCCTCGGCGAGCGCCTGTCGAAGATCGCGCCGATGAAGGGTCCGCACAAGGTCTATTACGGCAACTCGGGTGCCGAGGCCGTCGAAGCGGCACTTAAACTGGCGCGCTACCACACCAAGCGGCAGTGGGTCATCGCCTTTTACGGCGCGTTCCACGGTCGCACAATGGGCGCATTGTCGCTGACCTGCTCCAAGGCGCAGCAGCGACGCCGCTTCGCCCCGCTCGTGCCCGGCGTAGTGCACGTCCCCTATCCGAACCTGTATCGCCGGCCTGAAGGCACCGATGCCGCCGATTACGCGCGTAATTGTGCCCGCTTCATCGAGGAGCACGTTTTCCGCACCGAGGTTCCGCCGGAGGAGTGCGCAGCGATCGTCGTCGAAGCCTTCCAGGGCGAGGGCGGCTATCTCCCCGCTCCGCCAGAATTCATGCAGGAACTGCGCGCCATCTGCGACCGTCACGGCATCATGCTGGTCGTGGACGAAGTGCAGTCCGGCATGGGCCGCACCGGCAAGTGGTGGGCCGTCCAGCATACCGGTGTGGAACCGGACATGATCACCATCGCGAAAGGCATCGCCAGCGGCATGCCGCTGAGTGCATTGCTCACCCGCGCCGAGGTCATGGACTGGGTTCCCGGTTCTCATGCCTCAACCTTCGGCGGTAACCCTGTCTGCATCGCCGCGGCGTTGGCGACAATCGACGTGCTTGAGCGTGAAGGCGTTGAGAATTCGCGCAAAGTGGGTGCCTACATGCTCCGCCGTATGGAGCAGTGGCCGGCCAAACTGCCGCTGGTTGGAGACGTTCGCGGACGCGGCCTGATGATGGCCGTCGAAATCGTCACCGATAAGGTTAAGAAGACTCCGGGCGGCGACGAACGTGATCGCATCGTCGAGTTGGCCTTCGAAAAGGGAGTTCTGTTCCTGGGTGCCGGTCCGAACTCTGTTCGTCTTTCACCGCCGCTCATCGTTAACGAAGAACAGGCAGACATCGCCATGGACATCCTTGAAGAGTGCATCAAGACCGTTGGACAGGAGCAGACCAAGCGTCCAACTCAGGGACAGCCTAAGGGAGCCTAA